A window of Tautonia plasticadhaerens contains these coding sequences:
- a CDS encoding lactate racemase domain-containing protein: MTTDAAPFPPLALVRQRVAHPALDDAPGAVAEAIRASHLASRVPKGGRVAVTVGSRGIVGIDRIAKAAVSAVRGLGFEPFVVAAMGSHGKGTAEGQRALLAELGVTERSVGCPIRSEMDTVVLGSNSFGLPVHFDRNAFDADGILLLNRVKPHTSFTGRYESGLLKMLAIGLGKQQGAAQVHKLGLPGLRVLLPEVGALLLRKTPVALGVALLENAEERTARVEAVEPEDLLEAEPRLLDEARLMMGRLPFDQIDILIVGELGKNYSGTGMDPNVIGRQRVETMPDLPRPVVTRLAVLDLSPETKGNATGVGLADLTTDRLVRAIDPEPMRVNCFTSNFLTRARVPLALSTDRDVVAMCLQTCWKVDQSLARLVAVPNTLELASIAVSPALSAEVEADPALRFESDFRPMPFRPDGSLDQQALFPESVRARRTRWARD; this comes from the coding sequence ATGACCACCGATGCCGCCCCCTTCCCCCCCCTCGCCCTCGTCCGGCAGCGGGTCGCCCACCCGGCGCTCGACGACGCCCCCGGCGCCGTGGCCGAGGCGATCCGGGCCAGCCACCTCGCCTCCCGGGTCCCGAAGGGGGGCCGCGTGGCGGTGACGGTCGGCAGCCGGGGGATCGTCGGGATCGACCGGATCGCGAAGGCGGCGGTCTCGGCCGTGAGGGGCCTGGGCTTCGAGCCCTTCGTGGTGGCGGCGATGGGCAGCCACGGCAAGGGGACCGCCGAGGGCCAGCGCGCCCTGCTCGCCGAGCTGGGCGTGACCGAGCGGTCGGTCGGCTGCCCGATCCGGTCGGAGATGGACACCGTCGTCCTCGGCTCGAACAGCTTCGGCCTGCCGGTCCACTTCGACCGCAACGCCTTCGACGCCGACGGCATCCTCCTGCTCAACCGGGTCAAGCCCCACACGTCGTTCACCGGCCGATATGAGAGCGGCCTGCTGAAGATGCTGGCCATCGGCCTCGGCAAGCAGCAGGGGGCCGCCCAGGTGCACAAGCTCGGCCTGCCGGGCCTGAGGGTGCTCCTGCCGGAGGTGGGCGCGCTGCTGCTGAGGAAGACGCCGGTCGCGCTGGGGGTCGCCCTGCTGGAGAACGCCGAGGAGCGGACGGCGAGGGTCGAGGCGGTCGAGCCGGAGGACCTGCTGGAGGCCGAGCCGAGGCTGCTCGACGAGGCCCGGCTCATGATGGGGCGCCTGCCCTTCGATCAGATCGATATCCTGATCGTCGGGGAGCTGGGCAAGAATTACAGCGGGACCGGCATGGACCCCAACGTCATCGGCCGCCAGCGGGTCGAGACGATGCCGGATCTGCCCCGGCCGGTCGTCACCCGGCTGGCGGTGCTCGACCTCTCCCCCGAAACCAAGGGGAACGCCACCGGCGTCGGCCTGGCCGACCTGACCACCGACCGCCTCGTCCGCGCCATCGACCCCGAGCCGATGCGGGTGAACTGCTTCACCAGCAACTTCCTGACCCGGGCCCGGGTCCCCCTGGCCCTGTCCACCGACCGGGACGTCGTCGCCATGTGCCTGCAGACGTGCTGGAAGGTCGATCAGTCGCTCGCCCGGCTGGTCGCGGTCCCGAACACGCTGGAGCTGGCCTCGATCGCCGTCTCCCCCGCCCTCTCGGCCGAGGTGGAGGCGGATCCGGCCCTCCGCTTCGAGTCCGACTTCCGGCCGATGCCGTTCCGCCCCGACGGCTCGCTCGACCAGCAGGCGCTCTTCCCCGAGAGCGTCCGGGCGCGCCGCACCCGGTGGGCCCGGGATTGA
- a CDS encoding CHAT domain-containing protein produces the protein MIDGYPNGEDRRDGMPRGGPGSEYQAVVRRFEEATPDELELLLTSPSIEQERALRLYLGDDRYTRMHRLALMQSVTRGAEPPRGNVVILPGLMGSALHTIDARGNDDEIWLDLWQIARGRVGRLRLAADGVLQADPSFSTRPGKVLWKYYGELVLALKRHWRVLVFGYDWRKDLRLAADGLLASINAQFGPDEPVHLVAHSMGGLVARSFIQRHPQRWRSMWAGGADRRSRGGRLVMLGTPNHGTYLVPQVLCGLANTVWKIERLDITRDMGGLLRVIHSFPGVYQLLPSPIADLDAKALYDPDTYGPLGVPGRHLESAGAFHEELAKDLESKVARQSVEDRLVYFAGYGQQTPDGIRAGKLGHLARVPQPSGFEVGDHYAFTFQGDGSVSRRLGQPRDLDGELLKVRTYKVQDEHSAMLSNANVLSAVDEVLRLGELRGTGTRGRSATAPGSLSELDWGDPAERPGIEPEHDPDAARLWAEAHEADRSRFDALLERTRLRAVASRAPGAGAGAADDEPPITPGLVEDSPEARELTEAVLSDVLYAPRAAESRPAPPPSATDQKPPRIGLHLALDCVSNVGVRRLHAEDRADVPPVDAIALGHYKGEKPRRGEPAWELDQLLGRALLPPDQRDEADSPAFEPPGPDGEPSGTLREARQVLSQMIERGVARGELGQPFFLPDPREPSRLVALCGMGVPGGFGAPELTVLVRELVWALGKLGKRHLAAAPIGTRNTNIPPAEAAEAWVRGIKLAFSGIEAGTDLALEHITFALPDPGIFPDVDRAFRDLEADLRSQGRLDISYTSLTPGRLEELGKRAAELDHEHAVDRWERRRKLWEAAETPGLDGRGDRPDPVRITVRYGPGDASGRPVFRFGAVTREAALPMREIDVDHTLVAAANDELADEFAPDQQFARGRFLGQLLLPRDFRPLLRTGGSLVMMLDAQSARIHWEMVARPELWDLPDHPGLSGVLPGESTDWTAFLGTSRGLTRQLITGFAPPPEPPPPGRRYLRVLVVADPARDAPLPGARREGVAVVELLRAFNAAWGGSGNVVEVDALIGPGEATRTNVLRRLMGRTYDAFHYAGHCYFDPKDPSGSGLLFSDGQVISAHEMRRIDRVPKFVFLNACESGIVPSDLIAGATGYRPGMAPSFAEAFFERGVSNLVCTAWPVDDQAATAFSQRLYRGLLGLDGPDADRVAPVIPLVLHRAMQEARLAIARPGTFPGGALTWGAYQHYGNPDFAFFDGSRMARGEPAVVARMASTGSTNAEAKAPAKRKRSTRSRSKARSSRAKGS, from the coding sequence ATGATCGACGGGTACCCCAACGGGGAGGATCGCCGGGACGGGATGCCGAGGGGGGGTCCCGGGTCGGAGTACCAGGCCGTCGTCCGGCGGTTCGAGGAAGCCACCCCCGACGAGCTGGAGCTGCTGCTCACCTCGCCGAGCATCGAGCAGGAGCGGGCCCTCCGGCTCTACCTCGGCGACGACCGCTACACCCGGATGCACCGGCTCGCCCTGATGCAGTCCGTCACCCGGGGGGCCGAGCCGCCCCGGGGCAACGTCGTCATCCTGCCCGGGCTGATGGGCAGCGCCCTGCACACGATCGACGCCCGGGGCAACGACGACGAGATCTGGCTCGACCTCTGGCAGATCGCCCGGGGCCGGGTGGGGCGGCTCCGCCTGGCCGCCGACGGCGTGCTCCAGGCCGACCCGTCCTTCTCGACCCGCCCGGGCAAGGTCCTCTGGAAGTACTACGGCGAGCTGGTGCTGGCCCTGAAGCGTCACTGGCGGGTGCTCGTCTTCGGCTACGACTGGCGGAAGGACCTCCGCCTGGCCGCCGACGGCCTGCTGGCGAGCATCAACGCCCAGTTCGGCCCCGACGAGCCGGTGCACCTCGTCGCGCACTCGATGGGGGGGCTGGTGGCCCGCAGCTTCATCCAGCGCCACCCCCAGCGGTGGCGGTCGATGTGGGCCGGGGGGGCCGACCGCCGCTCCCGGGGCGGCCGGCTGGTCATGCTCGGCACGCCCAACCACGGCACGTACCTCGTCCCCCAGGTCCTCTGCGGCCTGGCGAACACGGTCTGGAAGATCGAGCGGCTCGACATCACCCGGGACATGGGCGGCCTGCTCCGGGTCATCCACTCGTTCCCGGGCGTCTATCAGCTGCTCCCCTCGCCGATCGCCGACCTCGACGCCAAGGCCCTCTACGACCCCGACACCTACGGCCCGCTCGGCGTCCCGGGCCGCCACCTGGAGTCGGCCGGCGCCTTCCACGAGGAGCTGGCGAAGGACCTGGAATCCAAGGTCGCCCGCCAGTCGGTCGAGGACCGCCTGGTCTACTTCGCCGGCTACGGCCAGCAGACCCCCGACGGCATCCGGGCCGGCAAGCTCGGCCACCTGGCCCGGGTCCCCCAGCCCTCGGGCTTCGAGGTCGGGGACCACTACGCCTTCACCTTCCAGGGGGACGGCAGCGTCTCCCGGCGCCTCGGGCAGCCCCGGGACCTCGACGGCGAGCTGCTGAAGGTCCGCACCTACAAGGTGCAGGACGAGCACTCGGCGATGCTCTCCAACGCCAACGTCCTGTCGGCCGTCGACGAGGTGCTCCGGCTCGGCGAGCTGCGAGGGACCGGCACCCGGGGGCGCTCGGCGACGGCCCCCGGCTCCCTCTCCGAGCTGGACTGGGGCGACCCGGCCGAGCGGCCCGGCATCGAGCCGGAGCACGACCCCGACGCCGCCCGGCTCTGGGCCGAGGCCCACGAGGCCGACCGCAGTCGGTTCGACGCGCTGCTGGAACGCACCCGGCTCCGGGCCGTCGCGTCCCGGGCCCCCGGGGCGGGGGCGGGGGCGGCGGACGACGAGCCGCCGATCACCCCGGGCCTGGTCGAGGACTCCCCCGAGGCGAGGGAGCTGACCGAGGCGGTCCTCTCCGACGTGCTCTACGCCCCCAGGGCGGCCGAGTCCCGGCCGGCGCCCCCCCCCTCGGCGACGGACCAGAAGCCCCCGAGGATCGGCCTGCACCTGGCGCTCGACTGCGTCTCCAACGTCGGCGTCCGGCGGCTCCACGCCGAGGACCGGGCCGACGTGCCGCCGGTCGACGCCATCGCCCTCGGCCACTACAAGGGGGAGAAGCCCCGTCGGGGCGAACCGGCCTGGGAGCTGGACCAGCTCCTCGGCCGGGCCCTGCTGCCGCCCGACCAGCGGGACGAGGCCGATTCCCCCGCCTTCGAGCCCCCCGGCCCCGACGGCGAGCCGTCCGGCACGCTCCGCGAGGCCCGCCAGGTGCTCAGCCAGATGATCGAGCGCGGCGTCGCCCGGGGGGAGCTGGGCCAGCCCTTCTTCCTGCCCGACCCGAGGGAGCCCTCACGCCTGGTCGCCCTCTGCGGCATGGGCGTCCCCGGCGGCTTCGGCGCCCCGGAGCTGACGGTGCTGGTCCGCGAGCTGGTCTGGGCCCTCGGCAAGCTCGGCAAGCGCCACCTGGCCGCCGCCCCCATCGGCACCCGGAACACCAACATCCCCCCCGCCGAGGCGGCCGAGGCCTGGGTCCGCGGCATCAAGCTCGCCTTCAGCGGCATCGAGGCCGGCACCGACCTGGCCCTCGAGCACATCACCTTCGCCCTGCCCGACCCGGGGATCTTCCCCGACGTCGACCGCGCCTTCCGCGACCTCGAGGCCGACCTCCGCTCCCAGGGCCGGCTGGACATCTCCTACACGTCGCTCACCCCCGGCCGGCTCGAGGAGCTGGGGAAGCGGGCGGCCGAGTTAGACCACGAGCACGCGGTCGACCGCTGGGAACGCCGCCGCAAGCTCTGGGAGGCGGCCGAGACCCCCGGCCTCGACGGCCGAGGGGACCGGCCCGACCCGGTCCGGATCACCGTCCGGTACGGGCCCGGCGACGCCTCCGGCCGCCCGGTCTTCCGCTTCGGCGCCGTCACCCGGGAGGCGGCGTTGCCGATGCGGGAGATCGACGTGGACCACACCCTCGTCGCCGCCGCCAACGACGAGCTGGCCGACGAATTCGCCCCCGACCAGCAGTTCGCCCGCGGCCGGTTCCTCGGCCAGCTGCTGCTGCCTCGGGACTTCCGCCCCTTGCTCCGCACCGGCGGCTCCCTGGTGATGATGCTCGACGCCCAGTCGGCCCGGATCCACTGGGAGATGGTGGCCAGGCCCGAGCTGTGGGACCTGCCCGACCACCCCGGCCTCTCCGGCGTCCTGCCCGGGGAGTCGACCGACTGGACCGCCTTCCTCGGCACCAGCCGGGGGCTGACCCGGCAGCTCATCACCGGCTTCGCCCCGCCCCCCGAGCCCCCGCCGCCGGGCCGCCGGTACCTCCGGGTGCTCGTCGTGGCCGACCCGGCGAGGGACGCCCCGCTGCCCGGCGCCCGCCGCGAGGGGGTCGCCGTCGTCGAGCTGCTCCGGGCCTTCAACGCCGCCTGGGGGGGATCGGGCAACGTCGTCGAGGTCGACGCCCTGATCGGCCCCGGGGAGGCGACCCGCACCAACGTCCTCCGCCGGCTGATGGGCCGCACCTACGACGCCTTCCACTACGCCGGCCACTGCTATTTCGACCCGAAGGACCCCAGCGGCTCGGGCCTGTTGTTCTCCGACGGCCAGGTGATCTCGGCCCACGAGATGAGGCGGATCGACCGCGTGCCGAAGTTCGTGTTCCTCAACGCCTGCGAGTCGGGCATCGTGCCGTCCGACCTGATCGCCGGGGCGACCGGCTACCGGCCGGGCATGGCCCCGAGCTTCGCCGAGGCCTTCTTCGAGCGCGGCGTCTCGAACCTCGTCTGCACCGCCTGGCCGGTCGACGACCAGGCCGCCACCGCCTTCTCCCAGCGGCTCTACCGGGGCCTGCTCGGCCTGGACGGCCCCGACGCCGACCGCGTGGCCCCGGTGATCCCCCTGGTGCTGCACCGGGCGATGCAGGAGGCCCGCCTCGCCATCGCCCGCCCGGGGACCTTCCCCGGGGGGGCCCTCACCTGGGGCGCCTACCAGCACTACGGCAACCCCGATTTCGCCTTCTTCGACGGCTCCCGGATGGCCCGCGGCGAGCCGGCCGTCGTCGCCCGGATGGCCTCGACGGGCTCGACCAATGCCGAGGCGAAGGCCCCCGCGAAGCGGAAGCGATCGACCCGGTCGAGGTCGAAGGCCAGATCATCCCGGGCGAAGGGTTCCTGA